A window from Vigna angularis cultivar LongXiaoDou No.4 chromosome 7, ASM1680809v1, whole genome shotgun sequence encodes these proteins:
- the LOC108336669 gene encoding uncharacterized protein LOC108336669: MPEKHPPVLDKYDGSTDPDNHLRIFTNAMVFYTDSDPVMCRAFSLSLKDEALEWYNTLPPNTVDCFATVENLFKRQYASNRNQEVTPAELVNTKQEKGETLKAFMKRYMETARRVKEVSQSFIITNLPSCLKPGYFAEKLYARPPKTMEELQERVAEFIRMEDMRISQRKRQQEAEASEGRKDGKRPFDNNGKSGEFSRTFKFNHYTTLNTPRAKVLEEALNAELLTLQTKPSPRYADERKSCHFHQNRGHTTEECITLKNEIERLIRAGHLRKYIQEARRSPERTYRKNERRRDYRSPSRHRERSVRGIIN; the protein is encoded by the coding sequence ATGCCAGAGAAGCACCCTCCTGTATTGGATAAGTATGATGGCTCGACAGATCCCGACAATCATCTCAGGATTTTCACCAATGCAATGGTGTTCTACACGGACAGTGATCCGGTTATGTGCAGAGCCTTCTCCTTATCACTCAAGGACGAAGCATTAGAATGGTATAACACTCTTCCCCCAAacacagtggattgcttcgccACTGTGGAAAACCTTTTTAAAAGGCAATACGCCTCCAATCGTAATCAGGAAGTGACACCAGCGGAATTGGTAAATACTAAACAGGAAAAGggagaaactttgaaggcctttatgaaaaggtatatGGAAACTGCACGACGAGTTAAAGAGGTAAGTCAATCTTTTATCATCACCAATTTGCCTTCCTGTCTAAAACCAGGGTATTTTGCTGAAAAATTGTATGCACGACCGCCAAAAACAATGGAGGAGCTCCAAGAACGAGTAGCTGAATTCATCCGCATGGAGGATATGCGAATCTCACAAAGAAAGCGACAACAAGAAGCTGAGGCAAGTGAAGGTAGAAAGGACGGTAAACGACCGTTCGACAATAATGGTAAAAGTGGGGAGTTTTCCcgaacatttaaatttaatcactaTACAACCCTCAACACACCTAGGGCAAAAGTTCTTGAAGAAGCTTTAAACGCTGAACTTCTCACACTCCAAACAAAACCATCTCCAAGATACGCAGATGAAAGGAAGAGCTGTCATTTCCATCAGAATCGTGGGCATACTACAGAAGAATGCATTACGCTCAAAAACGAAATAGAACGTCTCATTCGGGCAGGACACCTCCGTAAGTACATACAAGAAGCAAGAAGAAGTCCCGAACGAACGTATCGGAAGAACGAACGAAGGCGAGACTATCGCAGTCCCAGTCGTCATCGTGAACGATCGGTTCGTGGAATTATAAACTGA